The Salvia miltiorrhiza cultivar Shanhuang (shh) chromosome 1, IMPLAD_Smil_shh, whole genome shotgun sequence genome has a window encoding:
- the LOC130997365 gene encoding protein RETICULATA-RELATED 3, chloroplastic-like — MAAMAQLRFSPLACHYSRPSGGREFASFSPIFADKTSSSSVSFPSLKCSGNLMGSLDLQSKFQLPCAGGGGDIGVGRGSGGDDGGNRGWNGGGGDSDESKSSSDSFGPIGAFLNGWRSRVAADPQFPFKVLMEELVGVSACCLGDMASRPNFGLNELDFVFSTLVVGSIMNFVLMYLLAPTMSSASISLPGIFASSPTSHMFEPGAYSVLSRLGTFVYKGTVFAAVGFAAGLVGTALSNGLIKMRKKMDPSFETPNKAPPTVLNAVTWAIHMGVSSNLRYQTLNGIEFLLAKGVSPVLFKTSVVGLRCLNNILGGMSFVILARLTGSQSVDGGKGDEREKLVSEAESDEFLVRESTSK, encoded by the coding sequence ATGGCGGCGATGGCTCAGCTTCGCTTCTCCCCACTTGCGTGCCACTACAGCCGCCCCAGCGGTGGTCGCGAGTTTGCCAGTTTTTCCCCAATATTCGCCGATAAGACTTCCTCGAGTTCTGTCTCCTTTCCCTCATTGAAATGCAGTGGAAATTTAATGGGGAGTCTTGATCTACAAAGTAAATTTCAATTACCATGTGCTGGAGGCGGTGGAGATATTGGCGTTGGACGAGGTAGTGGTGGAGATGATGGTGGAAATAGAGGGTGGAACGGTGGTGGAGGAGATTCAGATGAATCCAAATCTTCATCGGATAGTTTTGGACCTATTGGGGCTTTTCTCAATGGATGGAGATCGAGGGTTGCTGCTGATCCGCAGTTCCCCTTCAAAGTTCTCATGGAGGAGTTGGTGGGTGTTAGTGCTTGCTGTTTAGGAGACATGGCTTCGCGCCCGAATTTCGGGCTCAATGAGCTGGACTTTGTGTTTTCTACGCTTGTTGTTGGTTCCATCATGAATTTCGTGCTTATGTATCTCTTGGCCCCAACCATGTCCTCCGCAAGTATATCTTTACCCGGCATTTTCGCCAGTTCTCCAACGAGCCATATGTTTGAACCCGGGGCATATAGCGTGTTGAGTAGGTTGGGGACTTTTGTGTACAAAGGCACTGTATTTGCAGCTGTTGGGTTTGCAGCTGGACTTGTTGGCACTGCTCTCTCCAACGGGTTGATCAAGATGAGGAAGAAGATGGATCCTAGTTTTGAGACGCCAAACAAAGCTCCACCAACAGTTTTGAATGCTGTCACTTGGGCAATCCACATGGGCGTCAGCAGCAATCTCAGATACCAAACCTTGAATGGGATCGAGTTTTTGTTAGCCAAGGGAGTTTCGCCTGTTCTTTTCAAGACCTCCGTGGTCGGTTTGAGATGCTTGAACAACATTCTTGGAGGGATGTCTTTTGTAATCTTGGCCAGGTTGACCGGGTCACAGAGTGTCGATGGAGGGAAGGGTGACGAGAGGGAGAAACTGGTTAGCGAGGCTGAATCGGACGAGTTCCTAGTTAGGGAATCCACCTCAAAATGA